In Setaria italica strain Yugu1 chromosome IX, Setaria_italica_v2.0, whole genome shotgun sequence, the genomic stretch TGGCGGAAGGGCAAGGCGTCCGGGAAGGGCCGGTTCTCGTGGCCGTCCGGGGCCACGTTCGAGGGGGAGTTCCGCGGCGGCCGGATCGAGGGCCAGGGCGCGTTCGTCGGGCCCGACGGCGCCACCTACCGCGGCGCGTGGGTAGCGGACCGCCGCCACGGCGTCGGCGCCAAGAGCTACGCGAACGGGGACTTCTACGAGGGCCAGTGGCGGCGCAACCTCCAGGACGGCCACGGCCGCTACGTCTGGGCCAACGGCAACCAGTACGTCGGGGAGTGGCGCGCCGGGGTGCTCTCCGGCCGCGGCGTGCTGATCTGGGCCAATGGGAGCCGCTACGACGGGGTCTGGGAGAACGGCGTGCCCAGGGGGACCGGGGTCTTCACGTGGCCCGACGGCAGCCGCTACGTCGGCTCATGGCCAGGGACCTGCGTCGACCTGCCGGCCATAAGCGGCACCTTCTTCCCGCCGGTCGGCGCGGGGGCTGCTGGTACGGTCAGGAAGAGGTCCTCCGTGGAGGGCGTGGGGGAGAAGGCGGCGCCGCGGATCTGCATCTGGGAGTCGGAGGGCGAAGCTGGGGACATCACTTGCGACATCGTCGACGCGCTCGAGGCTTCCATGCTCTACAAGGAGGCTGCTGCCGTCGCAGGAGGAGCAACCTACATGCGGACACTGCCCCAGAGGAGTACCCGGCGAGCAGCCAGCGGAGTCCCACGCTGGGCATCGtcggcggccaccacgccggAGAGTAAGCGACCTGGGCAGACTATCTCCAAGGGACACAAGAATTACGAGCTCATGCTGCAGCTGCAATTGGGCATCAGGTGAGGTTTTAGTATTGCTGTGGTTTACTCGCAATGTTGTCTGTTTTTTGGGAGACTTTGTGGAATTGGAGTGTTTATGGTTCTGCATCTTGCAGGTATTCGGTGGGAAAATCTGCAGCAGTGCCGATGCGAGCGCTTATTCAGGCAGATTTTGACCCAAAGGAGAAGTTCTGGACGAAGTTCCCACCGGAGGGCTCGAAGGTTACGCCACCACATTCATCTGCGGAGTTCCGGTGGAAGGACTACTGCCCCATGGTGTTCAGGTGTTTGTCTTCATATACCATTTCTCTTCATATACCATTTCATCTGTGTCTGTGCTGTAGTCTCGTTGTCAACTTGTTATGCATCTTGTGATCTAATAATTAACTGGGGTGTTGGATTCTGCATCGCAGGCATTTGAGGAAGTTGTTCGCTGTTGATCCAGCGGATTACATGCTTGCCATCTGTGGCAATGATGCTCTGAGGGAGCTGTCTTCACCCGGGAAAAGTGGGAGCTTCTTTTACCTTACCCAAGATGACCGCTTCATGATTAAAACAGTGAGGAAATCAGAAGTCAAGGTATTGTTTTCGGTTTAAGCGTGCCAATGAACTGGGTGAAATTGTATAATTTTTTATCGGAATGATAGGATTGTGTAGTCAGTTATGTTAATTTGTTTTTGTCACTAACCTTCATTGGTGGATCAGTATTCCATCAAGTAAATGTGGTTTTTGCTGGTGGAGCTCCTTGTGACCCTGCCTTGTGTATTATCTTTGTTTTGGTGTTATGAGATTAGCTATGTTTCAtactattaaaaataaaaaatgtgcTACTAGTACAATTAGTCCCATAGAAGAAAATATGTCTTTCCTTCTTGTGTGTAGAGGGGCTAATTGCCTTGGTATCTTGTTGCTGCAGCTGCTAATTCGAATGTTAAATAGCTACTACCAACATGTCAGTCAATACAAGAACTCTTTAATCACGAGGTTCTATGGTGTACACTGTGTGAAGCCTTTTAATGGACAGAAGGTTTGTGATATTTACTAAGAACCTCTTATTGCAAATGTTTGCAACAGTCATGGTTTCTGACAATTCCTTTCTCCAGGTCCGATTTATTGTCATGGGCAATCTGTTCTGTTCGGAATACCGGATTCATCGCCGTTTTGATTTGAAAGGTTCATCCTATGGCCGAACAGCAGACAAGTTTGATGATGAGATTGATGAGACCACCACTCTGAAAGACTTGGACCTCAACTTTGTCTTTCGGCTGCAGCGATCTTGGTACACTGATCTTCATGAGTAAGTTCAACCTCTACAACATCTAGGATATATCTTTAGGCGAGGTCTAGGATATGAATTTTACTTGCGCTGAAATAACACTGCTAATTATGGAGTCAACTGCACAGACAACTGAGGCGAGACTGCAATTTTTTGGAATCGGAAGGGATTATGGATTATAGCTTCTTGGTAGGAGTTCACTTTTGTGATGACATCTCTGCCTCAAAAATGGGATCATCTACTTTTACTGCTTCTCCAAGTAAGTTAGGGCAGTTTGGTTTGAACCTTGATAATGTAAAGTGCCTGCTCTGACATGTTCCTTAACCAGAGCTTTTAACGAAGAGCGAGTCATTTCAAGGTGGTGGCACACCAGAGCTTTGCTTCTCAGATGATGATTTTGATATGATGCCTGATTGCCGCCGGTAAGTTAGTGTTTTTATATACGCATCTGTGTTTTGTGTGACTAGCATGCATTACATTTGCATGCCATCAGAGCTGTTAACCGATTCTAATTCTCTATTTAAGCAGCACATCCCTTAGAATTACATGATATACTAATTGAATAACTGATGAGTAAATTCACGCCCTTTTTTGTTAGGGGATGAATGTTGCCAATAATACCACTTTTTACATGCATACTTTTAAACATTTTTCTGATGAATAAATGCCATTTAGTTCTGATGTTCTGTATTTACTCAATATTTGGGCGTAAAATGAATTTGTATCATTCGGGGAATGTGTTTGAGTTGAGTATAACAGCAAGTTTTGACCTGTAAGATAAATCAACTGCGATAACCCATGTATAACAAAAGAATTTGTTGATCCTTGGTT encodes the following:
- the LOC101774042 gene encoding phosphatidylinositol 4-phosphate 5-kinase 1, which encodes MRRVAPAMIAVGGAGGEETAEEAVVEKTLQNGDVYRGGFSQGAPHGKGKYVWADGCMYEGEWRKGKASGKGRFSWPSGATFEGEFRGGRIEGQGAFVGPDGATYRGAWVADRRHGVGAKSYANGDFYEGQWRRNLQDGHGRYVWANGNQYVGEWRAGVLSGRGVLIWANGSRYDGVWENGVPRGTGVFTWPDGSRYVGSWPGTCVDLPAISGTFFPPVGAGAAGTVRKRSSVEGVGEKAAPRICIWESEGEAGDITCDIVDALEASMLYKEAAAVAGGATYMRTLPQRSTRRAASGVPRWASSAATTPESKRPGQTISKGHKNYELMLQLQLGIRYSVGKSAAVPMRALIQADFDPKEKFWTKFPPEGSKVTPPHSSAEFRWKDYCPMVFRHLRKLFAVDPADYMLAICGNDALRELSSPGKSGSFFYLTQDDRFMIKTVRKSEVKLLIRMLNSYYQHVSQYKNSLITRFYGVHCVKPFNGQKVRFIVMGNLFCSEYRIHRRFDLKGSSYGRTADKFDDEIDETTTLKDLDLNFVFRLQRSWYTDLHEQLRRDCNFLESEGIMDYSFLVGVHFCDDISASKMGSSTFTASPKLLTKSESFQGGGTPELCFSDDDFDMMPDCRRKPLIRLGSHMPARAEQASRRSEFDPYLFTGGGFLFPNQTGEVHDVILYFGIIDILQDYDITKKLEHAYKSLQTDPNSISAVDPKLYSKRFQDFIGRIFVEDG